One Eubacterium sp. AB3007 genomic window, CTGGCTGATGAACCAGTACCATGCCAGTCCGGCAGGATAGGTCTTGGCCAGCCATACGATCATGATCGGGAATCCATATCTCATCACCAACATCATGGCGTTGCTCTGGGATCCGCCCGGCATGCTGCCGTTGTTGGAGGACATCCAGAAAGAGATAAACGTGGCGATACCCGCAAGGATCGGCAGGATCCACGGATCCGGCTGTGCCAGGTCGTTGATCCACAGAAAACTCTCGTGCACCGCGAACACCATGTCCTCAGAGGACAGATACTGCAGCGGATAGCGGAGAAGCTGGAACAGGCCCATGATGATGATCATCTGAATGAACATGGGGAGACAGCCCGCCATGGGGTTGACGCCCTCCTCCTTGTAGAGCTCAGAGATCTTTTCATTCATCTTTTCCTTGTCATTGGCGTACTGCCTCTGGATCGCCTGCATCTTGGGGGCCATCTCACTCATGCCCATGGTGGACATGATCTGCTTCTTGTACAGCGGGTACAGCAGCAGCTTGATGATCACCGTCAATATGATCAGTGATATTCCGTAGTTGCCCAGGATCTCATAGAGACCTTGCAGCGCATAGGACAGAGGCATGGCCAATATGCCAAAAATATTCATTAAATACTTTCCTCCATTACTTCAAAGGATCATACCCTCCCGGGTTCCATGGATGACAGCGAAGTATCCTGCGGATACCCAGCCAGGTACCTTTGATGGGGCCGTACTTCTGGACGGCTTGGATAAAATAAGCAGAACACGTGGGATAGAACCTGCATGTCGCAGGAAACAGGGGTGAGATGCAGATCTGATAGAATCTCACCAGAAGAATCAGTATTTTTCCAAAAAATCCACTGATGTACTTCATCTATACTTTCACCACGCCCGTTCGCCGGAGGGCGAAACGGATCGACTTCTGCACTTGCTGACACTTGGCGTCGGTAATGGTGTTCCGGGCGATGAAGATGAAATCGTATCCGGCAGGAAGTTCTATGTTCGCTGTCCGCATCGATTCCTTCATGAGGCGCCTGGCCCTGTTACGCTGTACGCTGTTGCCAACCTTCTTGCTGGCCAGAAAAGCGCGCCGGCTATGATCTTTCCCGTTCTTTCCATAGAAAATGACCACATACCTGTCGCCAACGGATTTCCCTCTCCGATAGACCCGGTCGAAATCCTTCTGGTAACGCAGCACATCGTCTGCACGCATCTTCCTATGCGGACAGGCTCTTTCTTCCCTTGAGTCTTCTTCTCTTGAGGACGTTGCGTCCGTTCTTGGTTGCCATTCTCTTACGAAATCCGTGCTCTTTCTTTCTCTGCCTTGTCTTTGGCTGATATGTCTGTTTCATTGTAAAACCTCCATTGAATCTGAAAAATAACTATTTTTGCACAATCTAAATTCCAATATGTGCACGCATACTGTTCAATTATACTTTCTGGTATAGGAAAAGTCAAGACTTATTGATCAGGTATTCCTTCAGCAGCGGTACATCGATAGCGACCCTCCCCCTTCCGGTCTCCCTGATCAGCCCCTGATCCAGAAGTCTTCTCTTGATCTTGGTGGCATTGTTTGCACTGATCTCCATACGTTTTGCAATTATGGAGACCCTGCTCTCCTCATCATCTTCTGTCATTTTCGAAAGAAACTCGTGTTCTCTTCCCGTAAGTTCTCTGCTAGTGACCTCAAAGATTGTCCTCTCCATCTGCCGTCTTGCGACTTCATAAGCTCTCTCAACATCGATCGATGTTATCTCTTCGTTTTCAGGACTTTGCCGCCACATATGATAGCCGAGGAGCTGGATCAGAAAAGCGAAGCCCCCTGTCTTTTCGGCAGCGTTCCACAAAGCCTTGTCTTCGATTCTTCTGCCGCCTTCCTCTATGGTTTCCCGAATTGCCTGTGCAACATCGTCAACAGGGATCATCCCCATCTCGTGGAGAAAGGCTCTTCGTAGAAAGGATATGCGATCTTCCTGAAGGAGAGTTGATACCTGCTGAGGAAGGCCTGCCATGAGAAGCGCAATGTTTCTGTTTTCTCTGACAAAATGCTGGTAATTATCGATGAGGATCTTCAACTCCTCCTGATGAGAAGAAATCTCATCCACTGTGATCAGAAGACCTGTTTCGTTATGTTCCAGTTCCTCCAATATCCTGGTCATTTCTATTCTCCAGGAAGTGGGCTCTTCCTTGTAGGTAACCGAAAACCCGACTCCTCCTATGGAAAGTCCGGATATCCTCGCTTTGGCAGCGGGAGTAAGTATGTGAGAAGCTTTCTCTTTCACCTGCAGCAATATTTCCTTTAGCATGTCCTGACCGGACGTTACGTTCACACTGATCCAGCCTTCCGACTCTGCAATATTGGCGATGGCAGTCAATAGAACGGTTTTCCCCGTTCCTCTGGGCCCCGAAAAGATACAGGATCTGTTTGGATCTCCTGGTTTATTTCTCAGACCATCCAGAATATCCAACATGATGTCTTCTCTTCCTGCAATAGAAACAGGAATGCTGCCAAAGGTCGGTCGGAAAGGATTTTTCTTTTCATGTTTCGGCATTACGATGTCACTGACTTTCATGCAATTTCACTTTCTTTCACATTTTTTCATTTTATTTCACCTACATAATAACATAGGAAAAAAGATATTGCAACGAATGTCCACGTATACTACATATTCATAATTTTAACTGTCTTGACAGTTGTATATACATCTGTTATAGTTGTAATGCTGGCGCACAAGGGTGTGTCATTTTTCTGTAAGTATATAGAAAGGAAAATAGAATGACTGATTTTTTTAAGAGGAAAGACATCGAGATCTCTGTCAAGAGATACGTGCAGGATGCACTGTCTGCCATGGGGTTGGGGCTGTTCGCCTCCCTTCTGATCGGACTGATCCTGAAGACAATAGGAGAACAGCTTTGTCACATACCGGGGGTGACAGAGGAATCGACAGTCATCGCATTTCTGATCCTCATCGGAACCACCGCTATGGGTATGATGGGACCGGCCATCGGCGTGGCAGTCGCTCATGCGCTGAAAGCACCGCCACTGGTACTCTTCTCCTGCGCAGTAGTAGGACAGATGGGTGCCACCTTCACCGGATTTGGAATCGAATCAAACGGCGGACCCGCCGGAGCATTCATCGCTGTTGCCGTAGCCGCCGAGTTCGGCAAGATGGTCTCCAAGGAAACCAAGGTAGATATCCTGGTGACGCCTGCGGTATCATTGATCATGGGCGGTATCACCGCCAAGCTTGTGGGACCTGGCCTGGGATGGTGCCTGCTGAAACTGGGAGATATCATCGAGGCCGCCTGTGAGTGGCAGCCCTTCTGGTTCGGCATCTTCATCTCCGTCGTAGTAGGACTGGTGCTGACAGCACCGATCTCTTCGGCAGCGCTCTGCATCATGATGGATCTGACAGGTCTGGCTGCAGGGGCAGCTACCGCGGGATGCTGTGCCCAGATGGTAGGATTTGCCATCGCAAGTTACAAGGATAACGGCGTGGGCGGACTTGTCTCCCAGGGAATCGGCACCTCCATGCTGCAGGTACCGAACATCGTCATGCACCCGCTGATCCTGATCCCTCCCACACTGGCGGCGGCCATCACAGGACCCATCAGCACCTGCATCTTCAAGATGACCAACAACGCGGCAGGAGCCGGCATGGGTACCTCAGGTCTGGTGGGGCAGATCATGACTCTGACCGATATGGGATTCACCGGAGGGGTGTTCTTCAAGATGATCTTAGTCCAGGTAGTCCTGCCGGCGGTGCTGTCTTATGTATTCTACAAAGTCATGTACAGCGCCGGCTGGATCAAAGACGGCGATCAGAAGCTGGCGATGTAAATAGCGATCATCGAAGAAGGGGCTATCTCAAAAGAGATAGTCTCTTTTCTTTGTGATCGAGATCTCGTGCACACTTATGAACAGTTTTATCCACTATATGTGGATAACTTTACTCAATCGTGAATTTTCAAGAATGTGAAAAATGCACTTGTATGTGGATAACTTATTAGGTACAATAAGAAGTGTCTATGAAATGGGAGACAAGTACTATGAGCAATACAGAAACCATCTGGGCTGATGTCCTGGATATCATCCGCAATGACACTTCTCAGATCAGTTATAATACATGGTTCCTTCCTGCACACATCAGGATGATCGACGACAACCTCCGCATCGTGTACATCGAGGCGAAGGAGGATTTTACTGTCAACATTCTAAAGAAACGGTACATCCAGATGCTGCAGAACACGCTGAAGGAAGTAATGAACGAGGAGTACCGCGTGGTCGTCAAGACCAGCGATCAGTACGACAAGGAGAAACCACAGCCTCAGAACCAACGCACCAGGGTCACCAAGGTCATCAAGGAACTTGGCAGGGAGAAGATCTTCAACCCCAAGTACAACTTTGATAACTTTGTGGTAGGAAGCAGCAACAAGTATGCCCATGCGGCAGCCCTTGCTGTAGCGGAATCCCCCTCGGAAGCCTACAATCCCTTCTTCATCTACGGAGGATCCGGCCTGGGAAAGACACACCTGATGCACGCCATTGGCATCTACCTTCTGGAACACAACGATGACATCAACGTCCTCTACGTTTCCTCGGAGATGTTCACCAACGAGTTCATCAAGGCTATCCGGGAGAACAAGACCAGAGAATTCAAGGAGAAATACAGAGAAGTAGACGTCCTCCTCATCGACGACATCCAGTTCCTGGAAGGTAAGGAAGAGACACAGGTAGAGTTTTTCTATACATTTAATACACTCTACGATTCCAACAAGCAGATCGTCATCTCCAGTGACCGCCCGCCCAACAAGCTGAACATGCTCAGCGAGAGACTTCGTTCCCGGTTCGCCTGGAACATGATCGCGGAGCTGATGCCTGCAGACTACGAGACACGGGTCGCCATCCTCATGAAGAAGGCGGAGAACAGCAACATCGAGATGACCGAGGAGTTCTACGAGGTCATCTGCCTCATTGCAGAGAAGGTGAAGGACAACATCCGGGAGCTGGAGGGTGCCCTCAACCGCATCATCTCCTACTCTCTTCTGATGAACGAGACCATCGACAAAGCATTTGCACGCCGCATCCTGAAGGATATCCTGGTGAACAACGGCGACAGCCCTACCCCGGAGAAGATCAAGACCCACGTCAGCCGCTACTTCAATATCACTGTGGCGGATATGGAATCTTCCAAGAGGACCAAGCAGGTAGCGTTCCCAAGGCAGATCGCCATGTACCTCTGCCGGACCATGACGGACTACTCCCTGCCCAAGGTTGGCAATC contains:
- the dnaA gene encoding chromosomal replication initiator protein DnaA produces the protein MSNTETIWADVLDIIRNDTSQISYNTWFLPAHIRMIDDNLRIVYIEAKEDFTVNILKKRYIQMLQNTLKEVMNEEYRVVVKTSDQYDKEKPQPQNQRTRVTKVIKELGREKIFNPKYNFDNFVVGSSNKYAHAAALAVAESPSEAYNPFFIYGGSGLGKTHLMHAIGIYLLEHNDDINVLYVSSEMFTNEFIKAIRENKTREFKEKYREVDVLLIDDIQFLEGKEETQVEFFYTFNTLYDSNKQIVISSDRPPNKLNMLSERLRSRFAWNMIAELMPADYETRVAILMKKAENSNIEMTEEFYEVICLIAEKVKDNIRELEGALNRIISYSLLMNETIDKAFARRILKDILVNNGDSPTPEKIKTHVSRYFNITVADMESSKRTKQVAFPRQIAMYLCRTMTDYSLPKVGNLFGGRHYTTVMHACDKIQKDMATDAGLREIIETLKKDISGVDN
- the rpmH gene encoding 50S ribosomal protein L34, with product MKQTYQPKTRQRKKEHGFRKRMATKNGRNVLKRRRLKGRKSLSA
- a CDS encoding ATP-binding protein, with the protein product MPKHEKKNPFRPTFGSIPVSIAGREDIMLDILDGLRNKPGDPNRSCIFSGPRGTGKTVLLTAIANIAESEGWISVNVTSGQDMLKEILLQVKEKASHILTPAAKARISGLSIGGVGFSVTYKEEPTSWRIEMTRILEELEHNETGLLITVDEISSHQEELKILIDNYQHFVRENRNIALLMAGLPQQVSTLLQEDRISFLRRAFLHEMGMIPVDDVAQAIRETIEEGGRRIEDKALWNAAEKTGGFAFLIQLLGYHMWRQSPENEEITSIDVERAYEVARRQMERTIFEVTSRELTGREHEFLSKMTEDDEESRVSIIAKRMEISANNATKIKRRLLDQGLIRETGRGRVAIDVPLLKEYLINKS
- a CDS encoding PTS transporter subunit IIC codes for the protein MTDFFKRKDIEISVKRYVQDALSAMGLGLFASLLIGLILKTIGEQLCHIPGVTEESTVIAFLILIGTTAMGMMGPAIGVAVAHALKAPPLVLFSCAVVGQMGATFTGFGIESNGGPAGAFIAVAVAAEFGKMVSKETKVDILVTPAVSLIMGGITAKLVGPGLGWCLLKLGDIIEAACEWQPFWFGIFISVVVGLVLTAPISSAALCIMMDLTGLAAGAATAGCCAQMVGFAIASYKDNGVGGLVSQGIGTSMLQVPNIVMHPLILIPPTLAAAITGPISTCIFKMTNNAAGAGMGTSGLVGQIMTLTDMGFTGGVFFKMILVQVVLPAVLSYVFYKVMYSAGWIKDGDQKLAM
- the rnpA gene encoding ribonuclease P protein component, whose translation is MRADDVLRYQKDFDRVYRRGKSVGDRYVVIFYGKNGKDHSRRAFLASKKVGNSVQRNRARRLMKESMRTANIELPAGYDFIFIARNTITDAKCQQVQKSIRFALRRTGVVKV
- the yidD gene encoding membrane protein insertion efficiency factor YidD, which translates into the protein MKYISGFFGKILILLVRFYQICISPLFPATCRFYPTCSAYFIQAVQKYGPIKGTWLGIRRILRCHPWNPGGYDPLK
- a CDS encoding YidC/Oxa1 family membrane protein insertase encodes the protein MNIFGILAMPLSYALQGLYEILGNYGISLIILTVIIKLLLYPLYKKQIMSTMGMSEMAPKMQAIQRQYANDKEKMNEKISELYKEEGVNPMAGCLPMFIQMIIIMGLFQLLRYPLQYLSSEDMVFAVHESFLWINDLAQPDPWILPILAGIATFISFWMSSNNGSMPGGSQSNAMMLVMRYGFPIMIVWLAKTYPAGLAWYWFISQFIQIFYNIRFNQLRKKAREKSEEKMKKKKHKKKAVRA